GTGTACAAATAAAGTATTAATCAGATGAGACAATTAAGAGACCATCAGTAGTCCCATCAACAGAACATATTAGCTTGTACTCCTACTTCAGTAGAATGCGAGAAAAATAGGAATAATACACAAATGTAATATAAAAGGCAGAAAATCTTGCACCATTGCAGGAAGTTAGCTAAATTTCAGTTTAGCAAAGAAATGATGGAAACAATGAATGTGAGAGCTCACCTTATCAGCAGCTGCTTGCAATGTGACATGGTCTCCCCATTCCCCAGATCTGGAGAAGATGAGATTCAGATTCATAAATAATTAAATACAAAAGCACAAGCATGAACTGTTTTCATTGAAGTACTCTGCAAGGAAAATAAAGCCCACAATAGTGCGTACTTTTTCATCTTCTTGCAATAGTGTTTATATTTCATTGGGACATGCCCCTCATACAAAGAGTTGCACGCCTTGAGCTGCAGAAGAAAGAAAATGGCACACATAAGCCTTCAAGTCTCTAAGACGATAATTGCCAGCATATGGACACAACTATAGCCTAATAATAATAAAAATCTGCTTATTTATACATCACACAAAAAAATTATAAGAAGGGGCATTCACCATAAAGTTttaagatgcatgtgtgatattgCAGTTTAGCAATATGAGTGCAATAACATAAAGTGGTACTTTAGGATGCGTTtgtaatttttcttttctttcaggGTCCTTGTAGCATACTGTCATTTCAGATAAATGCAGCTGTTTCGGGTCCTTCTGATCCCTTCCCAGTGTTAAAAAAACATAAAGTGGTACTTTCAATATGCCTAGGTGATCAATATACCTGCTTCACTATCTCTTTCCGAACATGCTTGTGATACTCAGGTGATCGATATAGCTGGTCTGAGAGTGCACGGAACTACATGGAAAAAATAACTGTATCCTTAGATAAACATAAAGGTAACAGAAGATCATATAATTTCATCCAATGAATCAAATTCTGCTTTAGAAAAATCACAAACCTGACAATTGCCATCACCTGATACCCTCACTTCAAACAAGCCATATGCATCTAACCTACAAAAGGTTCTCATTAATTAGGAACTATGAGAATAATACATGTGTTAGCATTGCATTAATTAAGCGAAACAGGTTGTAGGTGATTCGAGGTCAGCTTAGCTATTTCTGTAGGATGCCGTGAGTAAAGACAGGCTAAAGACTGTTCCATATGTAGGTAAACCATTTAGTTGAAATGTCCAAAGAGAGGACATAGGATATGATTTAGATGCATACTCAGAATGTTATTCCACACCCCGTTTGGATGTTGGCATTCAAGGCCGGAATTTGGCATTGGCATTTGCCTGACCCGACGGCTCTTTGGGTGGCCTGGATATCCAGGCTTGATATCGTAACCTTCTCCCGAACACTCGCGCTAGCCCCAGTGCTCTGTATTTGGCCAAATACTCTATCCCTTACTCCTTCGCTCCATCCTGTACAAGAAAAGGAACATGGCGACCACACGGGAGGAATCGGGAGACCGAGGGAGGACACACCCCCAGGCGGAGGTCCACAGCGGCGCAGGGAAGTGCTCCTCCTTCCTTTCTTCTCCATGACAGTCCTTTGTCCACCCCCGATGTCCCACTACTCTTTCCGTGGTTGTTGACGTGGTCTCCATATCTGATCCCTCCCCCGCAGGACCCCTCCTTCCGATTCGCCATGGCCCTCATCCCTCCGGCCATCCCCTTGCAGTGCCTCTCCCAGAACATGCCACTGTGCATGTATACATCGCAGATGCGTAGATTACTCCTCCCCATGGTGTGCCTCTCACCCAGATGTGTTTTCCACTGCATCCCCTCTAATGGAGCATGCTACCTCGTCCTGCACCCCACGGCAGCATCCCCTCGCCCATCCCTGCAAATCCTCTCCTGCTGCCCCATTAATTATTAGATGTTAATTATCGCTGTGGTTGCTACGAATATTTGAGCTTTGATTGCAAGAAAAAGATCAGTGTTGCCCGGCTCTGTATGAAGCTGCTTTGTTGGTCAGCTGGCCTGATTATTTGAGCTTTGACCCCTTCCTCTTTCGTACGTGAGAGGAAGAATTCACCGGGCACTATTGTTTGACTATATTCTTGCTTACTGAGCAATGTGAGATCAAGTAAAGAAAAGGCAGGGCATTCCAGCGTTGATAAAATTTATGCGTATGATGTGCAGATTTGATTTCAAAACAGTACGAAGTATATTCTTCATACTCTTATAAATGTGCAATTCCATTCGTTGTCCATCCAAACAAGAACTGGAATTGTTACCCCCTTGGATTCCAAGTGCCAAATATATAAACATCCAAACACTAGTATTGGCATTGAAGCTCAATACCAATGTCCTGAGATATTTGGCATTGAAAGCAATGCAATGCCGAGCACTTCAATATCTACATCCAAACCGAGCCCCATAGTTTTACCTGGCGTCTTTAAAAAATTGGACATAGAATCCCCAATGTGATGCAAAATAAACATGTTTTTTCATTTAAAAATTAAATGCTTTTAGCCTTTGGCTCAACTGCTATGGACTTGTAAAGCTATGACCAACTTCTGGACTCTCAATATATGCCCAAATGTTTACCAAAAGAATCCTGTGAAAGGATGGAATCATCCAACTTTGCAAGAACAGAAGTGAAAATTGTACCAGAGTAAAGCATGTAAGAATCATCAAAGTTTACCTGTCATGAAGACGATGATGATCCATGGTGGCATCACTATATGTCGGGAAGTATGTATTAATCCGGGGAACATGCTGTCAATGTGTCAAAGGAATTTCAGGTAACAAGCACACACAgttaattttatttaactaataccaTACCACAGAGAAAAAACAAAAAGACTGCCCGACAAACACAAATTTAACAGTTCTAGCAAGGGAAGGGAAGGGTAAGGGAAGTAAATAGCAGAGCAGGCATGCAATATCTTACAGGAATAGATGTCAAGTTCGTAAGGCGCTTGGCCATAGCACCATCTAGCTTCGCATATTCTTCTTCAAGAACCATTGCAATCATCTTGTCATCATCTGTCTCGCTCCTCTGGCTGCTCATAGAGGTTGAGCTGGACGAGGCACCTCCATTTGGAAACATATGCGTCATGCCCAACCTAAAAGGTAAAAAACAGGACAAAGTGAACTTTAAATAATGCTCAACAATATGTATTGGTATAAGTTCAGATGTTATAGACaaacaaatatgaaatatatcagcAAAAAGTTGAAAATAGAGTGTAATTTCTAGGCACAGCTATGCATAATGTTAGCAATGTAGAATTATACGAAATAAATACAATCTACAAAAATATGAATTGTATAAAACCAGACTCTATTTCATTGACCATATATTTAACAGACACACCAAAGCAGCAATTGAGGGGAACATGACCACATGAGGGAAGCCTCTAATAACTGACTTAGCTGTAAAATGTGTACATGCTAACATCAACTTGTTTATCGGTGGATAATGATTTGTGTAATCATTTTCTTTAATGAATCCAGGTTTGCATACGGCATGCTTGATATGCATTTACTTTTAACAAACTCAATGAAATATTCCCCAGGATCCCATATATCTATATGTTATAACAATATATGGTATAACAACTTGTTCACTTCCATTGAATTTGGATCTGTATGTTTGAACCAATGATTGAGCATATAATTAATATCTGATGATACGTATGCAATATGAAAATGGATGTTGAGCTTAAAACAAGTACTCCCATGATTAATATCTAATGATACGTGTGCAATATAGAAATGGATGTTGAGCTTAAAACAAGTACTCCCATGGTATAAATAGACTAGTAGTCATGATTATAGAGCAGAGAATTGGGTGGTCAGTCTCATGGACATTGGCACATTGCAATATCTCTCCAATCAGGAGAGAAATGAACTAACTTATCTGCCATCTCCTCCAAAGTCAGTGAAGGCATAGGTTCTTAAAAATCTAAGAGAATTCTTTTGGCAGCTCGAAGGGAGCTAGCATAGTCAACTGTATCCAATTGACAGAATGGATTCTGCCTACCTATTGCTTCCACACAGACACAGAATCCTAGGGGCTGTTTGATTCCCAGCCATGCTTTGCCGCACTTCAAGGTGCAGCAAGATTCTCTTagccaagccaaagtgtggctaagaATTTGTGCACGCAAGCAAGCTTAGACAAGTTTGGCAAAGAAAAAATATGTGGCACGCTATGACAAAGTTGGCTTCCGAATAAACATGCCTTTTCAAGTCTCGACTAGCACCTCAGGCCGTTCAATCCCCACACACAAAGCAAATCGTTGACTCTGCGTTTGAGCATTGATTGTGGCCGAATCCCAGCCATAGAAATTCGGACTCTAATCACCGGCAAACATCAAAATTTGCACATAGAGCAACTGAACACGCTACCTTTGCTCCACCGACATTCCCAGATCGAGAGCAGGCGCGAGCGGTAGGGCAAAAAACAGGGACCGCATCGAGTTTGCACGGAAGGATTCATCGCGACAGAACCGCTCTATCCGACGGACTAGCAAGATCGATCTCCTAAGAACTCGATGACCCCCGCGGCCCGCGCCAATCAATCCCGCCCCCGAAGAGCAGGAACCGGTGCGAGGTTTCTCTTCTTGCTATCGCGCAAAGAGATTCCCCAAAAAAATCTAAGGAAAATATCTCCCGGATCACGGGAGAGGCACTGGAGCACGGGAGCATACCTGCGGCGGGAGGAGCGGGGTATGAATTTGAGAGCGGCGGCGAGGAGGGGATTGGAGGAACGCGCGAGGTTCCTCGTGGGGGCGCTTTTATTTTGTGGGCTTGGGTGGGGGGGTGGAATGGAAGAAAAGAAACGGAAAGCGGACGCGGATGGCGACGCGTTGTTTGGAGTAAGTACGAACTGCGATTTCGTTGCCTTCGGTTGCGCTTCTTGCCCGCTGCCGCGGTTTCTCACGCGTACGGCGTACCCACCACCGACCCAGCAACGAAGAGCCGGTCACCACCTCCCTGGCTCCCTTGCTATTCGCCGGGCCCGGCTTATTTGAACGGCTGACAGGTGGGTCACGCATCAGGCAGTGACGGGTGTACGTGCACTTGGAAATTGGGACCTTTTGGATCTAATTTGCTAATTCAATCTTTTTGCATGCACTTAGAGATggattttttttttgcgaatacacTTAGAGATGGATTGAATTAGTTGTAGTTTACCCGAATAATCGCGAGCGGACATGCGGCCACGCGCGGCTGGTATACACACCGCATCTTCTCGCGTGATTCGTGCAACTTCAATATGCGTGAGATTATAATGATTTTGACATGTAGTGTAACACTCTGTATAGCCGCATATTTTTGCAACTGACATGCGCAGTAGCTGGCCTGCAAGGCAGGAGTGCGGCATTGAACCGAGGTGTGGGCCACTCTCATCTCAGTCATTTATTTGGAGTGGATATATAAAGGCACCCAACACTACTTATCGTTGCCTTCTCCATCATGCAGCTCCTCCCCTACTTATCTTTCCCTAATTCTTGCAATCTCTTCCTCTCGTATGTCTTACATTAGTTCATAAGATCTACCCCATGGACAGCTGCTACCAACGGTAACATGCATCAAACTTTCTACTTTTACTCATCCTTACGCCAGCGAGCGCTCATTCCTTCACATGCATCCTTCTCCTGGACTTTGATTGTTCAACTATTGGTCTTCCCTGCTATATGTTCTATCATATGCTCCACCGCCCTCCATGTTCAAGTCTAGTTCATTATCTCCTTCAACAAGTATCCATTCACATTCCGACCAGGTAGCTCTCCTTCCGCTCATCCGATGGCCTGAATGGATTAGTCCGTCAGCTCCCTCTGACACACCTTCTTATGGTCTAATCCATCATAGGTATGCAACCTGTGCAAAATCAGCTGGTGGATATTACAAGCTCCCGTACTAGGTTACCAACGGGGCTTGGAAATCAATAACAAAAACTCGCCTGAGCACACATTTTGAGCGTATGAAAGGTCTTGCTATAGTACTAGCAGTGCACATTAACGAACGGCTAACCTTCCGTTGTAGCTTGAGCTTGATGCCATGGTCACCTTCTCGACGGAGTATTACTGTTACCTTCCCATGAAATTTGTTATAACCGCAACGCGTTTATGTTATATACATGCATTCTTAGGGGTATCCTATCATCCATGAAGCATTAAAATGAATGCAGAGCTCTGATGAACCGATATAACAGTACCCTCAATAATACATGAGCAAAATTAACTTGGgcaaaacaaataaaacaaaaacggCAGACCCAGACATGTTAACTGCCATTCAAGGCATACAGTTTTGAGAAGACATACTTAAACAGTGTTGACCAACGTTTTAGATGGCCTGCATCACATTAACATGGAAGAATGGTAAGGACCGTATTTTGCATGTGTAATCGCTTGtattcaactccattttaagatgGCTAGCCACCAAACCATGTAGATGTATTTGCTGAATTAACCCGCCCTATTGTTTGGGTATTCATTCAATCACTATCTTAATTGCTAATCTCATAGCATGGATGGACTGCCCAGATTCCATCCTCGCGCGCCACCATGTCTTAAAAATCCGCGTCCTAGTTTACCACCCAACCTCCCACACAGCAGTAACACACATACGCTTAGCTAGTTAAATGGACTGATGTTACACCCGTTAACTGGACCGGTTTGGACATGCAAGCCACTAGGGTAAAGCGTGACGACTACTGGGTCTAGAATTGAGCTCATGGGTCGAgttctctgttggggaacgtagcatgtaatttcaaaaattgcctacgctcacgcaagatctatctaggatatgcatagcaacgagagggggagagtgtccacgtaccctcgtagaccgaaagcggaaacgtttgacaacgcggatgatgtagtcgaacttcttcacgttccgacgatcaagcaccgaacgtacgtcacctccgagttctgcacacgttcagctcgatgatgtccctcgaactcttgatccagcaaagtgtcgagggagagtttcgtaagcacgacggcgtgatgacggtgatggtgaagtaatccacgcagggcttcgcctaagcactacgacaatatgaccggaggcgtaaactgtggaggggggcgccgcacacggctaggaatcaatgttgtgtgtgtctagcggtgccccccccccacatatatatatagatgggagagggagaggggcagcaaggggcgcccaagtaggagtaatcctacttgggcgcctcctacaagtcggcctccccccttccataagtgtcagagggggaaggaaagagagggggaggggaaggaaagggggaggtcgaatcctcccctttccttctcccttccctcctttcctttcccccttaTTTCGGCCTAAGGGGCTGGTatgtcccactcttggcccattaattaggcccatatagcttgccggggctgcccggaaccccttccggtgacccgatacgtacccggtacccccagaacacttctggctcccgaatactatcgtcctatatatgaatctttacctctcgaccatttcgagactcctcgtcatgtccgtgatctcatataagactccgaacaacattcggtcaccaaatcacataactcatataatacaaaatcgtcatcgaacgttaagcgtgcggaccctacaggttcgagaactatgtagacatgaccgagacacctccggccaataaccaacagcggaacctgaatgttcatattggttccgacatattctatgaagatctttatcggtcgtaccgtaatgacaacatatgttattccctttgtcatcggtatgttacttgtccgagattcgatcgtcggtatcttcatacctagttcaatctcgttaccggcaagtctctttactcgttccgtaatacatcatcctgcaactaactcattagtcactttgcttgcaaggcttcttatgatgtgtattaccgagagggcccagagatacctctccgatactcggagtgacaaatcctaatcttgatctatgccaacccaacaaacaccttcagagatacctgttgagcatctttataatcacccagttacattgtgacgtttgatagcacacaaggtattcctccggtatccgggagttgcataatctcatagtcgaaggaatatgtatttgacatgaagaaagcaatagcaataaaattgaatgatcattatgctaagctaacggataggtcttgtccatcacatcattctcctaatgatgtgatcccgttcatcaaatgacaacacatgtctatggttaggaaacttaaccatctttgattaacgagctagtctagtagaggcttactagggacacggtgttttgtctatgtatccagacatgtatcaagtttccggttaatacaattctagcacgaataataaacattatcatgatataaggaaatataaaataacaactttattattgcctctagggcatttttccttcagtctcccacttgcactagagt
This region of Triticum aestivum cultivar Chinese Spring chromosome 2D, IWGSC CS RefSeq v2.1, whole genome shotgun sequence genomic DNA includes:
- the LOC123053203 gene encoding OVARIAN TUMOR DOMAIN-containing deubiquitinating enzyme 12 isoform X2 — translated: MTHMFPNGGASSSSTSMSSQRSETDDDKMIAMVLEEEYAKLDGAMAKRLTNLTSIPHVPRINTYFPTYSDATMDHHRLHDRLDAYGLFEVRVSGDGNCQFRALSDQLYRSPEYHKHVRKEIVKQLKACNSLYEGHVPMKYKHYCKKMKKSGEWGDHVTLQAAADKFAAKICLLTSFRDTCFVEIVPQYQAPQRELWLSFWSEIHYNSLYDARDLPSKYKPRKKHWLF
- the LOC123053203 gene encoding OVARIAN TUMOR DOMAIN-containing deubiquitinating enzyme 12 isoform X1, with the protein product MRSLFFALPLAPALDLGMSVEQRLGMTHMFPNGGASSSSTSMSSQRSETDDDKMIAMVLEEEYAKLDGAMAKRLTNLTSIPHVPRINTYFPTYSDATMDHHRLHDRLDAYGLFEVRVSGDGNCQFRALSDQLYRSPEYHKHVRKEIVKQLKACNSLYEGHVPMKYKHYCKKMKKSGEWGDHVTLQAAADKFAAKICLLTSFRDTCFVEIVPQYQAPQRELWLSFWSEIHYNSLYDARDLPSKYKPRKKHWLF